A stretch of Candidatus Cloacimonadota bacterium DNA encodes these proteins:
- the murG gene encoding undecaprenyldiphospho-muramoylpentapeptide beta-N-acetylglucosaminyltransferase — protein MNAKQDLKQTGGLSFVLGCGGTGGHIFPAIAIAQQLQTLGHQASFIGNRGGMEETLLTAEGYPFHGIHVQKLHRKLNLANLLFPVFLASSTFACLKALRKIKPAAVICTGGFVSGPVGIAAAVLRLPLYFHECNSYPGLTTKHLAKYSRIVFTGFSGTAKYLPQTKLRQVGIPLPRRVDQPQTISPEEIGLDAGRPILLVTGGSQGSLAINTAVAAALPRLTQQGWQIIWQTGQTGYAEFSARYQHIEGVHIFAFSPQLKDFYKLAKVAVTRAGAMTITELTENRLPALLVPLPTAAENHQHYNALEQQRKGLALLLKQSQLSGDTLASAVFKMGNEHQAYLQNLSRIPPNTAAEDMAREILSDLNKEQHNAGKN, from the coding sequence GTGAACGCTAAGCAAGATTTGAAGCAGACAGGCGGCCTGAGCTTCGTGCTGGGTTGTGGCGGCACGGGTGGGCATATCTTCCCCGCCATCGCCATCGCGCAGCAGTTGCAAACGCTGGGCCATCAGGCCAGTTTCATCGGCAACCGCGGAGGCATGGAAGAAACGCTGCTCACGGCAGAGGGATATCCTTTCCACGGCATCCACGTGCAAAAACTCCACCGCAAGCTCAATCTGGCCAATCTGCTCTTTCCCGTCTTTCTCGCGTCCTCCACTTTCGCCTGTCTGAAAGCGTTGCGCAAGATCAAGCCTGCGGCGGTGATCTGCACCGGCGGTTTCGTTTCGGGTCCCGTGGGCATCGCCGCGGCCGTGCTCCGCCTTCCCCTCTATTTCCACGAATGCAACAGCTATCCGGGCCTCACCACAAAACACCTGGCCAAATACAGCCGGATCGTTTTCACGGGTTTCAGCGGCACCGCCAAATACCTGCCCCAAACGAAGCTGCGCCAGGTCGGCATCCCGCTTCCGCGGCGGGTGGACCAACCCCAAACCATCAGTCCCGAAGAGATCGGCCTTGATGCCGGCAGGCCGATATTGCTCGTTACCGGCGGCAGTCAGGGTTCGCTGGCCATCAACACTGCCGTGGCCGCCGCATTGCCCCGTCTCACGCAGCAGGGCTGGCAGATCATCTGGCAAACCGGCCAGACCGGCTACGCAGAGTTCTCTGCCCGTTACCAACACATAGAGGGAGTGCATATCTTCGCTTTTTCACCCCAACTGAAGGATTTTTACAAACTCGCCAAGGTGGCCGTGACCCGCGCCGGCGCGATGACCATCACCGAACTCACCGAAAACCGCCTTCCCGCCTTGCTGGTGCCGCTGCCCACCGCCGCGGAAAACCATCAGCACTACAACGCCCTCGAACAGCAACGCAAGGGCCTGGCCCTGCTGCTGAAACAAAGCCAGCTTAGCGGTGACACGCTGGCTTCAGCGGTGTTCAAAATGGGCAACGAGCACCAAGCTTATCTGCAAAACCTGAGCCGGATTCCACCCAACA
- the murD gene encoding UDP-N-acetylmuramoyl-L-alanine--D-glutamate ligase, translating to MFDASRNYAILGLARSGIAAACKIKELGGTAFLSDSQPLEKISGADTLTRDFACEFGGHSDRLFQCDTWIVSPGIPLNLPIIAKARAKGIELISEIELGFRVKSGDSRLIAVSGSNGKSTTVSLIHHILKNMGYNSILAGNIGSAFCSWPIEKPGIDFIVLEISSFQLDLIQNFRPEVAVLLNITPDHLDRYASFADYTASKFRLFTNQTQADTAVICLDSEPIVEHQHLIKSRRLRYSLTSTPPDCEAWLNRDAIQIGLRHKLPVSELKIRGPHNHANAMAALLAVDALTHDLAFAIEAAKSFEPLTHRLEFVALINGIFFYNDSKATNTDSVKSALTSFDEPIRVIMGGSDKGEDFSVLTPMLQQRARKVYVTGGTTEQMRAAWEGQLELAWVEDFEACVRAAFADSVPGDIIVLSPACASFDRFRNYEHRGEVFKEIVQRIRSEYEKE from the coding sequence TTGTTTGACGCGTCCCGAAACTATGCCATTCTCGGACTTGCCCGCAGCGGCATCGCGGCGGCCTGCAAGATCAAGGAATTGGGCGGAACTGCCTTTTTGAGCGATTCCCAGCCGCTGGAAAAGATCAGCGGCGCGGACACCCTCACCCGCGATTTTGCCTGCGAATTCGGCGGCCACAGCGACCGCCTCTTCCAATGCGACACTTGGATCGTAAGCCCCGGCATCCCCTTAAATCTGCCCATCATAGCCAAAGCGCGCGCCAAAGGCATCGAACTCATCAGCGAGATCGAGCTCGGCTTCCGCGTCAAGAGCGGCGACAGCCGGTTGATCGCCGTGAGCGGCTCCAACGGCAAGAGCACCACCGTCTCTCTAATCCACCACATCCTCAAAAACATGGGCTACAACAGCATTCTGGCGGGTAACATCGGCTCCGCCTTCTGTTCCTGGCCGATAGAGAAACCGGGCATAGATTTCATCGTGCTCGAGATCAGCAGTTTCCAGCTTGATCTCATCCAAAACTTCCGTCCCGAGGTGGCCGTGCTTTTGAACATCACACCCGATCACCTTGACCGCTATGCCTCCTTTGCCGACTACACCGCCTCCAAATTCCGCTTGTTCACCAATCAAACGCAAGCGGACACCGCTGTTATCTGCCTGGATTCGGAACCCATCGTGGAACATCAGCACCTGATCAAGTCCCGCCGGCTGCGCTATTCGCTGACCAGTACCCCGCCCGACTGTGAAGCCTGGCTGAACCGCGACGCGATCCAGATCGGCCTCCGCCACAAACTACCCGTGAGCGAACTCAAGATCCGCGGCCCCCACAACCACGCCAACGCGATGGCGGCATTGCTTGCTGTGGACGCCCTCACCCATGACCTCGCCTTCGCCATCGAGGCTGCCAAAAGCTTTGAGCCTCTCACCCACCGCCTCGAGTTCGTCGCCCTCATCAACGGCATCTTCTTCTACAACGATTCCAAGGCCACGAACACCGATTCCGTGAAATCCGCCCTCACCTCTTTCGACGAACCCATCCGCGTGATCATGGGCGGCTCCGACAAAGGCGAGGATTTTTCCGTGCTCACCCCCATGCTGCAGCAGCGTGCCCGCAAGGTTTACGTTACCGGCGGCACCACAGAGCAGATGCGCGCCGCCTGGGAAGGCCAGCTCGAACTTGCCTGGGTGGAGGATTTCGAAGCCTGTGTCCGCGCCGCCTTTGCCGATTCCGTTCCCGGCGACATCATTGTCCTCTCCCCCGCCTGTGCCAGCTTCGACCGCTTTCGCAACTACGAGCACCGCGGCGAGGTTTTCAAGGAGATCGTGCAGCGGATCAGGAGCGAATATGAAAAAGAATAG
- the mraY gene encoding phospho-N-acetylmuramoyl-pentapeptide-transferase produces MLYHLLYPLARYSIVFNVLRYITFRSLGAFLTALLFTLFVGPSFIRLLKRKAAVETIDEDVPEKHRAKAGTPTMGGLLIIFGLLIASLLWNDLTNRSIIMMFLTTLWLGIFGFLDDYLKNFLKLAKGLVPKYKLWGQISVGLLLTLAIFYGGTSGTVTNLQIPFFKNLIIPLGWTFIPLMVFYITGISNAVNLTDGLDGLSAGVMIFSAVGLGIMSYLKGNFNSAAYLQLEFLPTAGELTVFIAGLIGTLIGFLWFNSHPAEVFMGDTGSLTLGGILAVISILLQEQIFFVIIGFLFISETLSVIIQRTWFKHTKRRYGEGRRVFLCAPVHHHFEMKGMHESKIVIRFWIVAILLLAVGLSTIKLR; encoded by the coding sequence ATGCTCTACCATCTGCTCTACCCCCTGGCCCGTTACAGCATCGTGTTCAACGTATTGCGCTACATCACTTTCCGTTCCCTTGGCGCCTTCCTCACCGCGCTGCTCTTCACCCTGTTCGTGGGACCCTCCTTCATTCGCCTGTTGAAGCGCAAAGCGGCAGTGGAAACCATCGACGAGGACGTACCCGAAAAACATCGCGCCAAAGCGGGCACGCCCACGATGGGCGGGCTGCTGATCATCTTCGGGCTGCTGATCGCCTCGCTGCTCTGGAACGACCTTACGAACCGCTCCATCATCATGATGTTTCTCACCACGCTGTGGCTGGGCATCTTTGGTTTTTTAGACGATTATCTGAAAAACTTCCTCAAGCTGGCGAAGGGTCTGGTACCCAAATACAAGCTGTGGGGGCAGATCAGCGTGGGTTTGCTGCTCACTTTGGCCATCTTTTACGGCGGCACCAGCGGCACGGTCACCAATCTGCAGATACCTTTTTTCAAGAATCTCATCATCCCCCTCGGCTGGACGTTCATTCCGCTGATGGTTTTCTACATCACGGGCATCTCCAACGCCGTGAACCTCACCGACGGGCTCGACGGCCTCTCCGCCGGCGTGATGATCTTTTCGGCAGTTGGCCTGGGCATCATGAGCTATCTGAAGGGAAACTTCAATTCCGCCGCCTATCTGCAGCTGGAATTCCTTCCCACCGCGGGTGAGCTGACGGTGTTCATCGCTGGACTGATCGGCACACTGATCGGATTTCTTTGGTTCAATTCCCACCCCGCGGAAGTTTTCATGGGCGACACCGGATCGCTAACGCTGGGCGGCATTCTGGCCGTAATCTCCATCCTGCTGCAGGAGCAGATCTTTTTCGTCATCATCGGCTTCCTCTTCATCTCCGAAACGCTTTCCGTGATCATCCAACGCACGTGGTTCAAGCATACCAAACGCAGATACGGCGAAGGCAGAAGGGTGTTCCTCTGCGCGCCGGTCCACCACCATTTCGAGATGAAGGGCATGCACGAATCCAAGATCGTGATCCGCTTCTGGATCGTGGCGATCCTCTTGCTGGCGGTGGGGCTAAGCACCATCAAACTGCGCTAA
- the rsmH gene encoding 16S rRNA (cytosine(1402)-N(4))-methyltransferase RsmH, which produces MKVYHTPVMLTECVAYLQPRAGGVYVDATLGGGGHALGMLQATERIRVYGFDQDADALAEAKERLAAYSDSCELIGTNFSRLRTELALRGVKSIDGALFDLGVSSHQLDEQARGFSIDGNAPLDMRMDRGQNYSAADAVNTLTQAELTRVFKDYGEELNAGRIAAKIVKERVKQPLRTTAELARVIESVAGTGSRESLKSKVRIFQALRIHVNRELEVLAPALQDAVNLLSPGGRIVVLSYHSLEDRIVKNVFKTAADGCVCPPRAMHCNCGKHKQLALLTKKPLAASDEETASNTRSRSVKLRAAEKIMGET; this is translated from the coding sequence ATGAAAGTTTACCACACCCCCGTGATGTTGACCGAATGCGTTGCCTACCTGCAACCGCGGGCCGGCGGGGTGTATGTGGACGCCACTTTGGGCGGCGGCGGGCACGCTTTGGGAATGCTGCAGGCCACAGAGAGGATAAGGGTTTACGGCTTCGATCAGGACGCCGACGCGCTGGCGGAGGCAAAGGAGCGCTTGGCCGCCTATAGCGACAGCTGCGAACTGATCGGCACGAATTTTTCCAGGCTGCGCACGGAACTCGCGCTGCGCGGAGTGAAAAGCATCGACGGCGCGCTGTTCGACCTCGGCGTGTCGTCACATCAGCTGGATGAGCAGGCACGCGGTTTCAGCATCGACGGCAACGCGCCTCTGGACATGCGCATGGACCGCGGGCAAAACTATTCCGCTGCCGACGCCGTGAACACGCTCACGCAGGCTGAACTGACCAGGGTTTTCAAAGACTACGGCGAAGAGCTGAACGCCGGCCGGATCGCGGCGAAGATCGTGAAGGAACGCGTGAAACAGCCACTGCGAACCACTGCCGAGCTTGCCCGCGTGATCGAAAGCGTGGCCGGCACGGGCAGCAGGGAATCGCTGAAGAGCAAAGTCCGCATCTTTCAGGCCCTGCGCATCCATGTGAACCGCGAACTGGAAGTGCTGGCGCCGGCTTTGCAGGACGCCGTGAATCTGCTTAGCCCCGGCGGCAGGATCGTGGTGCTCAGCTATCATTCGCTGGAAGACAGAATCGTGAAGAACGTTTTCAAAACCGCCGCCGACGGCTGCGTCTGCCCTCCCAGGGCGATGCACTGCAACTGCGGCAAACACAAACAGCTGGCCTTGCTCACCAAAAAACCGCTCGCGGCCAGCGACGAAGAGACCGCTTCAAACACCCGCTCCCGCAGTGTCAAGCTGCGCGCGGCGGAAAAAATCATGGGGGAAACATGA
- a CDS encoding FtsW/RodA/SpoVE family cell cycle protein, with amino-acid sequence MKKNRNTSYIVSIDNTILGCYLALLVIGLLVMLDITSVQSTMVNFYRHAVFVGVSVLAAIITVYFVKVDKLRPLNRWLVYLIMGLLVLVFLIGVKTKGAERWLMIGPVGIQPSTMARLVLILFFAGYLDSKQDKINLANVKELGMEFIPLILYTVVIFVLIFLGKHLSTLIIGGATLLGMLFYAGLRKRFVLGVLMLGLIAGTVIIAKGDSFRSDRINTYKVYSLLVPNRPAPSNSAEEYQVKESLTALTSGGFLGTGMAHGRAKHYFLPEARTDYIYTIIGEEFGFLGAALVLLLHALLFFRILKLAETQENRYHKYLMAGLGMNIFFNALINTGVSMSIIPATGNTLPFVSYGGTALLVDSVSIGLVLNLTAKRRQM; translated from the coding sequence ATGAAAAAGAATAGAAACACCTCCTACATCGTCTCCATCGACAACACCATCCTGGGCTGCTATCTCGCGCTGCTGGTGATCGGGCTTCTGGTGATGCTGGACATCACCTCCGTGCAGAGCACCATGGTCAATTTCTACCGCCACGCCGTCTTCGTGGGCGTCTCTGTACTGGCCGCCATCATCACGGTTTACTTCGTGAAAGTGGACAAATTGCGCCCCCTCAACCGCTGGCTGGTCTATCTCATCATGGGCCTGCTGGTGCTGGTCTTCCTCATCGGCGTGAAAACCAAAGGCGCAGAACGCTGGCTGATGATCGGCCCCGTGGGCATTCAACCCAGCACTATGGCGCGATTGGTGCTGATCCTCTTCTTTGCCGGCTATCTGGATTCCAAACAGGACAAGATCAACCTCGCCAACGTGAAGGAACTCGGCATGGAGTTCATCCCGCTGATCCTCTATACTGTGGTGATCTTCGTGCTCATCTTCCTCGGCAAGCATCTCAGCACGCTCATCATCGGCGGTGCCACCCTTCTGGGCATGCTTTTCTACGCCGGCCTGCGTAAGCGTTTCGTGCTGGGAGTGCTGATGCTGGGCCTGATCGCCGGCACCGTGATCATCGCCAAAGGCGATTCCTTCCGTTCCGACCGCATCAACACCTACAAAGTCTATTCGCTGCTGGTGCCAAACCGTCCCGCGCCCAGCAATTCGGCCGAGGAATATCAGGTGAAGGAAAGCCTCACCGCGCTCACCAGCGGAGGTTTTCTGGGCACGGGCATGGCCCACGGCCGGGCCAAACACTATTTCCTGCCTGAAGCCCGCACCGACTATATCTACACCATCATCGGCGAGGAATTCGGCTTCCTTGGCGCGGCCCTTGTGCTGCTGCTGCACGCCCTGCTCTTTTTCCGCATCCTCAAGCTGGCCGAAACGCAGGAAAACCGCTATCATAAGTATCTGATGGCCGGCCTTGGCATGAACATCTTTTTCAACGCCCTCATCAACACCGGCGTGAGCATGTCCATCATCCCCGCAACCGGCAACACGCTGCCCTTCGTTAGTTATGGCGGCACGGCACTGCTGGTGGATTCCGTCTCCATCGGGCTTGTGCTCAATCTCACCGCCAAACGGAGGCAGATGTGA
- a CDS encoding UDP-N-acetylmuramoyl-L-alanyl-D-glutamate--2,6-diaminopimelate ligase, producing the protein MNLSEVLRLFTQHDLLLQTQALEGIECLNGVVRVDNREIETGDIFVCIRGQVSDGHRFIADARAKGAALIVGEYDFTDPLPAIRVSDSRRAAALLAKLFYNDPSSSFRLVGVTGTNGKTTTSMLLFKAVRELGIDAGWIGTLGYYINDEHFETRHTTPDILQLNGIFAQMAARKLNIVFMEVSSHALALDRVYGIEFDYCLFTNLSREHLDFHRSMEEYGEAKLKLFSGTLQGKAVGLVNTDDSFGKHIYDELKSQGAYVFSLGSAEADFVIRGDNSPNDWEQSRFALQCREGVVNIRSPLIGKFNVSNLAMGAATLNLMGFEKRQIEQALNHVPPVRGRFERVPNKHGIGVFVDYAHTPDALENVLRASRDLRPKRVLCLLGAGGERDRGKRPLMLKAALQFADAVIITDDNPRGEDPDSIIREIVTGTDMWLPWWIIRDRREAIHAIIRLARPGDVVLLCGKGHETYQDIEGVRHPFDDAAIAAEYMNAADFGKQPEGELSLPLDRLMLELLCAAPPSESKGYKAPATYPRISTDSRSLTPGSVFFALRGANFDGNAYLGEILREANNLGVGSIDANGWNNYLRVEEPLRAMSTLCRKYLLMFSVYKIALTGSTGKSSTKELLAAVFDAAAPTLKTLANANNIIGLCQTILNLRPEQRYAIFELGTNAFGEIATLSEICAPDAGIIINIGPSHLEKLIDEDGVYREKTALFNRPLDIRLFDADDPRFAAYAKQGKSVGFSENADFRLSDVECDAQVCSFKVNGAAYTIPYPVPHLAKNAAFAIAAGSHCGIDEAAMQKALADPIQLELRLQREDLPSLLLLADCYNANPVSMQSAIEYWHTLEPARPHIAILGDMLELGPAAADYHDMIGAILCEKGYDALYTVGEHAPRYHQQDSHLQGRHFAKVEDMLASGVLSGLATGAVVLVKASHSIHLEKLLPQLRGER; encoded by the coding sequence ATGAACCTGAGCGAGGTTTTGCGGCTCTTCACGCAACACGATCTGCTGCTGCAAACCCAGGCCCTCGAAGGCATCGAGTGTTTGAACGGGGTGGTGCGCGTGGACAACCGCGAGATCGAAACCGGCGACATCTTTGTTTGCATCAGGGGACAGGTTTCCGACGGTCACCGCTTCATCGCCGACGCCCGCGCCAAAGGGGCCGCCCTCATAGTGGGCGAATACGATTTCACCGACCCTCTGCCAGCCATCCGCGTGAGCGATTCCCGCAGGGCTGCGGCGCTGTTGGCTAAACTTTTTTACAACGATCCCAGCTCTTCCTTCCGCCTCGTTGGCGTTACCGGAACCAACGGCAAGACAACCACTTCCATGCTGCTGTTTAAAGCGGTGCGTGAACTCGGCATCGACGCGGGTTGGATCGGCACGCTGGGCTATTACATCAATGACGAACATTTTGAAACGCGGCACACCACGCCGGACATATTGCAGCTCAACGGCATCTTCGCGCAAATGGCAGCTCGCAAGCTGAACATCGTCTTCATGGAGGTAAGCTCCCACGCGCTTGCCTTGGACCGCGTTTATGGCATCGAATTCGACTACTGCCTCTTCACCAACCTCAGCCGCGAACACCTGGATTTCCACCGCAGCATGGAGGAATACGGTGAAGCGAAGCTGAAGCTCTTTTCTGGAACGCTGCAGGGAAAAGCAGTGGGGCTGGTGAACACCGACGACAGTTTTGGCAAACACATTTATGATGAACTGAAATCGCAAGGGGCATATGTTTTCAGCTTGGGCAGCGCTGAGGCGGACTTCGTGATCCGGGGCGACAACAGCCCCAACGACTGGGAGCAGAGCCGCTTTGCCCTGCAATGCCGCGAAGGGGTGGTGAACATCCGCTCGCCTCTGATCGGAAAATTTAACGTGTCCAACCTTGCCATGGGCGCTGCGACGCTTAATCTGATGGGCTTTGAAAAGCGGCAGATCGAACAGGCGCTGAACCACGTGCCGCCCGTGCGGGGACGTTTCGAAAGGGTCCCAAACAAGCATGGCATAGGCGTTTTCGTGGATTACGCGCACACTCCCGACGCCCTGGAGAATGTGCTCCGCGCCAGCCGCGACCTGCGCCCCAAACGCGTACTCTGCCTCCTGGGTGCCGGGGGCGAACGTGATCGTGGCAAACGTCCGCTGATGCTGAAGGCGGCCCTGCAATTCGCCGACGCAGTGATCATCACCGACGACAACCCCCGCGGAGAAGATCCCGACTCGATCATCCGCGAGATTGTTACCGGCACGGACATGTGGCTGCCATGGTGGATCATCCGCGATCGCCGTGAGGCCATCCACGCCATTATAAGACTTGCCCGGCCTGGCGACGTCGTTCTGCTCTGCGGCAAGGGACACGAGACCTACCAAGATATCGAAGGCGTGCGCCATCCTTTTGACGATGCCGCGATAGCCGCTGAATACATGAACGCGGCTGATTTTGGAAAACAGCCGGAAGGCGAACTCAGCCTGCCCCTCGACCGCCTCATGCTGGAGCTGCTTTGCGCGGCCCCTCCCTCCGAAAGCAAAGGCTACAAAGCGCCCGCAACCTATCCCAGGATCTCCACCGACAGCCGTTCCCTCACGCCGGGATCGGTGTTCTTCGCCCTGCGCGGGGCCAATTTCGACGGCAACGCCTATCTGGGCGAAATCCTGCGCGAAGCGAACAACCTGGGCGTGGGCAGCATCGATGCCAACGGCTGGAATAACTATCTGCGCGTGGAAGAACCGCTGCGGGCGATGTCCACGCTCTGCCGCAAGTATCTTTTGATGTTTTCCGTCTATAAGATCGCGCTCACCGGAAGCACCGGCAAAAGCAGCACCAAAGAGCTTTTGGCTGCCGTGTTCGACGCCGCCGCGCCCACACTGAAGACCCTGGCCAATGCCAACAACATCATCGGCCTCTGCCAGACCATCCTCAACCTCCGCCCCGAACAGCGCTATGCCATCTTCGAGCTGGGCACCAACGCCTTTGGCGAGATCGCCACTCTCAGCGAAATCTGTGCCCCCGACGCCGGTATTATCATCAACATCGGCCCTTCGCACCTGGAAAAGCTCATCGACGAAGACGGCGTCTATCGCGAAAAAACCGCGCTGTTCAACCGGCCGCTGGACATCCGCCTGTTCGATGCCGACGATCCCCGCTTCGCAGCCTATGCCAAGCAGGGAAAGAGCGTTGGCTTCTCGGAAAACGCGGATTTCCGCCTCAGCGATGTGGAATGCGACGCTCAGGTTTGTTCCTTTAAAGTGAATGGCGCAGCCTACACGATCCCTTATCCGGTGCCGCATCTGGCCAAAAACGCCGCCTTCGCCATTGCCGCGGGCAGTCACTGCGGAATTGATGAGGCCGCGATGCAAAAGGCTTTGGCGGATCCCATCCAACTGGAATTGCGTTTGCAGCGCGAAGACCTTCCCAGCCTGCTGTTGCTGGCCGACTGCTACAACGCCAACCCCGTCTCCATGCAAAGCGCCATCGAATACTGGCACACTCTGGAGCCCGCGCGTCCGCACATAGCCATTCTGGGCGACATGCTGGAGCTTGGCCCCGCCGCCGCGGATTATCACGACATGATCGGCGCCATCCTCTGTGAGAAGGGTTACGACGCCCTCTACACCGTCGGCGAGCACGCGCCGCGCTATCATCAGCAGGATTCGCATCTGCAGGGAAGGCATTTCGCCAAGGTTGAAGACATGCTGGCCAGCGGCGTGCTGTCCGGCCTGGCCACAGGCGCGGTGGTGCTGGTAAAAGCCTCGCACTCCATCCATCTCGAAAAACTGCTGCCCCAGCTGAGAGGAGAACGCTAA
- a CDS encoding PASTA domain-containing protein, with protein sequence MRSRYKLLAATFGLLTLVWVGYLFALQIFDPFELDQQRLTRYTPHKEIIIPTRGSIYDANGNLLVSSISYYQLDIDRNAVKLWGDEKKLELSKAYQLISKAIGNNCSVKPEAVLQRLTMNDKLSSIQITNKVREMELEKIVKAFETDKLPGLSHSFASMKRIYSRNILAARLLGSVRAVSEGYDAETGNRSLYKLSGSCGIESSYDDYLAGEYGWREVVYDAKHRRMPYPNLHEKVSRDGNNLHLTIDANIQEVVENALYAGLEKYKAKNGGAIVMDPHTGRILAMAGVSAEDRYIDPGLVRVKSNIPVSFMFEPGSTMKPLTMLVALDKKVVSHKDLFPSGSITIRGRTISDTHSYGMIRPVDIICKSSNVGIALIGDKIGAKTLYEKFIALGYGQKTGLELSGESSGMFAKLNNWDGYTLHSISFGQAISVTALQHAAAFCAVANGGRMVKPYLLESVTDNNGRIIEQFEPQVLRQVASKAAADTVRYYMQTVVDRGTARHIKMDYITMGGKTGTAQKAAEGGGGYAGGKYNSVFVGMFPVEAPKMVMIVFYDEPAIGYHYGSTSAAPTFKQIVEDILFMPNCNILAFDERLMQSSKRMPDLRGKHISQAEAILIQYGFSYTIVGADSSSVVVDQFPKPNVAIDPGHPITVKIGRKAGDAPETAVHGSMPDLTGLTLRKAMQLAACEKVALRIRGSGIVRSQSIQPGSRVTKNTVCLLEASI encoded by the coding sequence ATGCGCTCCCGCTACAAACTGCTGGCAGCGACATTCGGCCTGCTGACCCTCGTTTGGGTGGGCTACCTTTTCGCCCTGCAAATATTTGACCCCTTCGAGCTCGATCAGCAGCGCCTCACACGCTATACCCCCCACAAAGAGATCATCATCCCCACCCGGGGTTCCATCTACGACGCCAACGGCAATCTGCTGGTGAGTTCCATCAGCTATTACCAGCTGGATATCGACCGCAACGCGGTGAAGCTTTGGGGGGATGAGAAAAAACTTGAACTAAGCAAGGCTTACCAGCTGATAAGCAAGGCAATAGGCAACAATTGCAGCGTGAAACCCGAGGCGGTGCTGCAGCGCCTGACTATGAACGACAAACTCAGCTCCATTCAGATCACGAACAAGGTGCGCGAGATGGAGCTGGAAAAGATCGTGAAAGCCTTTGAAACTGACAAGCTGCCGGGGCTCAGCCACAGTTTCGCCTCGATGAAGCGCATCTATTCGCGCAACATTCTGGCCGCGCGGCTGCTGGGCAGCGTGCGCGCTGTCTCGGAAGGCTACGACGCCGAAACAGGCAACCGCTCGCTCTACAAGCTCAGCGGCAGCTGCGGCATCGAATCCAGCTACGACGATTACCTGGCCGGCGAATACGGCTGGCGGGAAGTGGTGTACGACGCCAAACACAGGCGCATGCCCTATCCGAACCTGCATGAAAAAGTTTCGCGCGACGGCAACAACCTGCACCTCACCATCGACGCCAACATCCAGGAAGTAGTGGAGAACGCCCTCTACGCCGGCCTGGAGAAATACAAGGCCAAAAACGGCGGCGCGATCGTGATGGACCCGCATACGGGACGCATCCTGGCTATGGCGGGCGTTTCCGCCGAAGACAGATACATCGATCCGGGGCTGGTGCGCGTGAAGTCCAACATCCCCGTCAGCTTCATGTTCGAGCCGGGATCAACGATGAAGCCGCTCACAATGCTGGTGGCGCTCGACAAGAAAGTGGTGAGCCACAAAGACCTTTTCCCCAGCGGCTCGATCACCATCCGCGGCCGCACCATCTCGGACACGCACAGCTACGGCATGATCCGCCCCGTGGACATCATCTGCAAATCCAGCAACGTGGGCATCGCGCTGATCGGCGACAAGATCGGCGCCAAAACACTTTACGAGAAGTTCATCGCCCTTGGCTACGGCCAGAAAACAGGGCTGGAACTGAGCGGCGAAAGCAGCGGCATGTTCGCCAAACTGAACAATTGGGACGGCTACACGCTGCATTCCATATCCTTCGGACAAGCCATCTCAGTTACCGCCCTCCAGCACGCGGCGGCCTTTTGCGCGGTGGCCAACGGCGGCAGGATGGTGAAGCCCTATTTGCTGGAATCGGTTACCGACAACAACGGCAGGATAATCGAACAATTCGAGCCGCAGGTGCTGCGCCAGGTGGCCAGCAAGGCGGCCGCGGACACCGTTCGCTACTACATGCAGACGGTGGTCGACCGCGGCACGGCGCGCCACATCAAGATGGATTACATCACCATGGGCGGCAAGACCGGCACCGCTCAGAAAGCGGCGGAAGGCGGCGGAGGCTATGCCGGCGGCAAATACAACTCTGTTTTCGTGGGCATGTTCCCCGTGGAAGCGCCCAAGATGGTGATGATCGTTTTCTACGACGAGCCCGCTATCGGCTACCATTACGGCAGCACCAGCGCCGCGCCCACTTTCAAACAGATCGTGGAAGACATCCTGTTCATGCCAAACTGCAACATCCTCGCCTTCGACGAACGCCTGATGCAAAGCTCCAAACGTATGCCCGATCTGCGCGGAAAGCATATCAGCCAGGCGGAGGCCATCCTCATTCAATACGGCTTTTCCTACACCATCGTGGGCGCCGACTCCTCTTCCGTGGTGGTCGACCAATTCCCGAAGCCGAACGTGGCCATCGATCCGGGCCATCCCATCACCGTGAAGATAGGTCGCAAAGCTGGTGACGCACCTGAAACCGCGGTGCATGGCAGCATGCCCGACCTCACCGGCCTCACGCTGCGCAAGGCGATGCAGCTGGCCGCCTGCGAGAAAGTGGCGCTGCGCATCCGCGGCTCGGGCATCGTGCGCTCGCAATCCATCCAACCCGGCTCCCGCGTGACCAAGAACACCGTCTGCCTGCTGGAGGCTTCCATATGA